Proteins found in one Canis aureus isolate CA01 chromosome 19, VMU_Caureus_v.1.0, whole genome shotgun sequence genomic segment:
- the CD70 gene encoding CD70 antigen — MQRRLKTTMAEEGSGCPVPRLPWASVLRVALPLFLAGAVIYCFLCTQRLAQQRQLESPGWDMAELQLNHTGQRQDCRLRWQGGPALGRSFVHGPELDNGQLHVQRSGIYRLHIQVTLANCSSSLWATTPHRATLTVGICSPAARSISLLRLNFHGGCVVTSQRLTPLGRGDTLCTNLTLPLLPSPNADETFFGVQWVHP; from the exons ATGCAGCGCCGACTGAAGACCACGATGGCAGAGGAGGGCTCCGGCTGCCCGGTGCCCCGCTTGCCCTGGGCGTCCGTCCTGCGGGTGGCTCTGCCGCTCTTTCTGGCGGGCGCGGTCATCTACTGCTTCCTCTGCACCCAGCGCCTCGCGCAGCAGCGGCAGCTCGAGTCACCTGGG TGGGACATGGCTGAGCTCCAGCTGAATCACACAG GACAGCGGCAGGACTGCAGGCTGCGCTGGCAAGGAGGCCCAGCACTGGGCCGCTCCTTCGTGCATGGACCGGAGCTGGACAACGGGCAGCTGCATGTCCAGCGCAGTGGCATCTATAGGCTGCACATCCAAGTGACACTGGCCAACTGTTCCTCCTCCCTATGGGCCACCACGCCCCACAGGGCCACCCTGACGGTGGGCATCTGCTCCCCAGCAGCTCGCAGCATCAGCCTGCTGCGCCTCAACTTTCACGGAGGTTGTGTGGTCACCTCCCAGCGCCTGACACCGTTGGGTCGAGGAGACACTCTCTGCACCAACCTCACCCTGCCTCTGCTGCCATCCCCAAATGCCGATGAGACCTTTTTTGGGGTTCAGTGGGTCCACCCCTAA